Genomic DNA from Magnolia sinica isolate HGM2019 chromosome 4, MsV1, whole genome shotgun sequence:
tctggaaattgagggccaaggtctctcatcatgtaTACAATAACAGAAAACCcaaaaaagtggcccaccattatcaaaataatttatgaatttcagtttacaacaaTCTACATtgttggactgcacagcagaaaatcaggctgaccacccctcttggcccaaccctttggataaccaaatggagtcagttggggctgaaatttggcatacttataggtggggtccacacctttaagaaacatatattacatgagaccaaacacccctctaaatgcccaaaaatctatccagacagatttggacagcaacatgttattgTCCAAACCActccaaaagataattaaaagggaaataaatcaccattttcttaaggtggggtccacctagatgggtcacacaactctcagacccaagccccttccaagatcacccataaaatcaagcccaaaggctgtccAAAACATGACAACAATATgaggcaacaaggtgggccttgacatctaaccacttgagcctagttgcatggcacatcaagtggaccacacatacatcagatttactataaagacaggaaagaaaagatggagaagaaacacaatccgtccatggggtagggccccgccactaatgggccctcccaagaatgaatcatacccatacaactacattgattgtacatgcaatataaaatcactacatgcatgatctataattgttatgaatggttgggatgccttagggtctagatgaccttaagatggagtggatcattaaatacatcatgatgaggtccatggagaatggtctcatcatggatcatgacatgcatgtaggatgggctaaagggctacatccatgggatcaaatacgatccccaccatggattggtgggtcccatgtaatcCATCCATGAAGAAATAATGAGATTAAAGAAAAGAATGAAATTGAGCAAAAGAATagtcacccaccttaatggatcccactctaaAGTTACATCAAcctactcttcatgctccaagggacatgtttcaatgggtgagatggattgttgaaggttagatgagagggaatttgagagagaaggggctggagaagagaggaagatggaagggaagttgctgaaatttttaaaatggaagagaaaatgagaagagagagagagagagagagagagaggatttgtaAGGgagtaatgattatgttgtaagaAAGCAAATGATGGCCCATGGTGATAATAACAAAATTGCTATACTTCGGCTAGGTTTAGGTGGTGTCTAAAGTGGGTGGTGAAAATTTTATGCAATtatatagtgtgtgtgggtggtgtgcatgggaagttGTGTCATGGAAATGGTCCacatattttttttacaaaactgGGTCatatgatgaaatgctcataacttttgatatATAAGTCGGATGAACGCATAGGACGCGTcgatggaaccgcggcgacgatgcggtctaTATGGCATTAAATTTAGGTTGATCTGGGTTAGGTCTAcatgaccagactcaaggatggcCGCAAACACTACCCGAAGGTTGTAGGTCACCGAATTTTGACcgataggaccgcgggaccaaaatgaacgaaatgcatactcacacacatacatgcacacatgcgaactcgggtcgggtctcacaactaGCGAGACTTCAGACGGGTAGGCTTAGATCGACTTGTGTCACCGCCGTTATGTTTTGGAGGATTGGacgaaaataaaaaactttacactttaatcatcttaagtatatatattatggcttgtataatcctcatttaggcgaacatcactttttcattgtaCTTTGACTATTAGCCCTATATTTATTGATTTTCGTTGTCTCCACCTTGCTTTGGATCCGCTAATTTGAATTGCGCTACTCTAAATGCTTGTGTGTGAAATAAATGTGAATCTAAATGAGATCACGCATGCATTTTCATTTGGTTCACACCCGGGAACTTGAGATCGAGGTATATGTACTTGGGTTCCGATTTTCAAGGTGATATAGTAACTAAGTTTGACTTTTTATCAACCAATTCACATTCTCACATGTAACCCCATCACACTCCATAATCCCAATCACACACTCCATAAAGCATCAGTTGATGCTCTGTGGACCCAATTATTGTTTGCGCATTGTTTTATCCAAGTCACCCATCCATTCACCAAATCATTTTtgtacatgggcccaaaaatgaggcagatctaaaggtcaagtggaccacaccctaaaAAATAGTCAGTAAAAGAAAATTGTCTTTTTTACTGGTAGCCAAAACAGTTGGTAAAAGGTTTGCCAAAAACACTGTTAAAGGTCTGCCGAAATGTCGGTAAAAGTTTATCGAAAAGCCCATAAAGGCCTGTCAAAATGTCAATAAAAGTCCTTCGAAACGCCGGTAAGGCCTGTCCAAGCGCTGGTATAGATATAATGAAGCACCAATAAAAGACCCCACCAAGCCAAGCACCGATAAAAAGGCATGCAACTGCTGGTATATGTCTAGAAAACATTGTTATAGGTGTTGGCCActgataaaaaatatttttaacatATTTGAAACCTAAAAAAGTTGCACAAcacaatttaaaataaatattgtattacttcacagtaaaatatatatatatacacacacacacacacacacacatgatatTTACAACAATGTTTAAAATGGTTCCAAATAcataaaagaatagaaaaaaaaatccctcAATCCAGCCATCATCTGTCTTTACCTacaacctacaaaacaaaataacaaaaagataTTAATTACTTCCCAAATAGAAAAAATGACTATAGATATCAACATTGAAAATGAAGATAATCAATCTTTTTTTCAAATGCACTCAATTGTAAATTGTGAAAAGCTTGAATAGTAGAGAGGAGCTTGTTTGTGTTTTTGTAAATTGTGAAAAGCTTGAATAGTAGCACTATTTACAAAGATCTTTACCGGCGGCCAAAACCGCCGAGAAAGATGTAAAACCGCCGGTAAGTTCAGATACGCGGCGCTAAAGGAATGCGTCGCTAAATCGTTTACCGGCGGTGGTACTCTTTTAGCGGCGTTTTTTATGACCGCCGCCATAAATAAACTTTTACCTGCGATTATTGTACTTTACCGCCGCTTTTACTGACTGCTGCTAAAGAGTTTAGAAACGCCGTAAAAGATAAAAGGCGCCGCTAAAAGCCTTCGTAAGCATCGTAAAAGTTTGTTGAAACGCCGGTAAAGATCCTCAAAAAACACCACtagctttttttttcttaatccaTTGATTGTTTATATTTAATTGGAACCTGTATTCTTTTTAAATAGTTAGAATATAAAAAATGTTGTACAACACAATTTTAAATGAATACTAAATAAAATTGTATTACTTTAcaatgaaaaatatataatatttacattaataaattgaaaatgtcccaaatacatattaaaaaaaattcctccatctagccatcattTGTCTCTACCTGCAACCTGCAAGACAAGAtaacaaaaagaaattaattacaTTTCTACATTTTTCCTGTGATTTAGATAGATCATATGACTTGGTTCATGTTACACAGTAAACTAATGAGATTATTTGGAATAACCTTTTGATCTTCACCAATTTGACCAGTGATGTGGGCCTTGACATGATTGAAATATCTTAGTAATATAATTCTCCATTTTGGATCCACCTTTTGATCATCACATCCAATCTCTTCAAGGAATAGCTAGTAAGGcgaaaatgaaaatggagaattAAAATCTTTCTTGACAGTTGTAGAGATTCAACCATTTCCATTAGCGCATTTTCATAGCTGACATGCAGTTTTAGTAATTCCTAAATACCGAGTGCAACATCCCACATTCAATATATCCTGGGTTCATCTCAAGTTAAGATGCTCTCAACAACTAAAGCAGACAGAACCTCATCTAATACAGCACTATGCCATAACATCAAAATCTTACCTTTGATGTCCCTTCGCCCCCATCTCTTTAGGGATTGAAGGCAAGAGATAACAAAGTCGCACCAGGTAACTCTCTAGCATCACTGTTTTTTCCTGCATGTGGAAAAGATAATAATGTCTTACAAAACAAattaaataaaaggaagaagTCACTAGCGTATTTTATGTCAGAGGATAAAATCAAACAAGAATAGTGAAACAAGGACAATCCCTTTTTCTAAATTAAGTTTCTATGTCCAATATCCATCTCAGGCATTTATGTCATGCACACATTTAAACAACTTAAAGCAAAGGCtgcctccttcactctcttcagCCAATGCTAATAAATTGTTAATGTTGAGCTTCTCACGATGCAATGCAACCATTCATAATGTAATGGAATATAATCAGAAAGATAACGTTGTTTTGTTTAAGGCCTCTGGTTCAAGTGTACAGATACAGTGAAGTAATAGAGCAACAAATCAGGGAACAACATCACTTGAGCATAGAATGTAGCAATGTGCAAAACTATGTTTTTTTGCACtcaatcaaaatttcaaaagcaACCACATTTCAtatccaagaaatttcatgatacaAAATTTCCAGAAACATTACTTATACCTGAAGAAAACATGACCTAGGGAAAGACATCCAACAATTTTTCAACCTTGTTCACCATGACTTTCTCCTTCACCAGTCTACGTCGAGTACTGGGACCAAATGAGAAAGGCTTATCAGTATTGGTACCTTAATTATTGCCTTCATGAACAACAGAATGAATAAAACATGTTCTTAGGCAGGTCAGGATGAACAGAATATAGCAACAAAATTAGCAGATATGAGGGCATCCAGCCGATCCAAAGCCCAATTCTCAGTGGCACCCAAACAATCCCTAAGCCTTGCATAAAAAACAATCTGCATATTAGGCAGGTCAAGTGTTCGAATTTTAAATACACTACCTTGGTATCTTTCAAGTAATTGTCAGAAACAGACCAAAAGACTTTTATACCAATAGCATTCTGTAATACattttatatttgatttcaacACCTACATGGTGCATGAATTGTGCAAAACAACAACCATTGTCAGATTTGAAGTGGTCGGGATCGAGGGCTCTGAGACCGATGTTAATCCAGACCGCAACACGCTGAGCTTGTTGGCACCCGATATCTCTCTACGCATTGGTTGCATGGCCGTTCATCTAATTAAATCAAGCACAACACTGTGAAATTCCATACTACAGATTTATCCACCAATCTCAAGCACCAGATGTTCAACTGCTATTTCATATCTCCATGATCAATCTTCATTCCCTCTGCTCTAAACCTTTACCATTGGCATCATATCAGGTCAGATTAATGCTTCTTAGTACCCTACACCGTTAACGAAATAATGGGTAAAGTTCAATTTCAAGATAAAAGAACCACAACAAAAGAAGCTTACCATCACACCTAAGTGGCCTTCTCATCTTACCCAATGCCATAAAATCTCTCCATCTTGTTGGATCTTCACTTGTTTGTCGTAGACGAGAGTTGCATTAACGGGTATGTTGCAGTCACCTGCACAAAAAATGTTCTTGTGGAGGAGTGCTCTTAGAACAATTATGAGTACAAATGGAGTAAAAATGCCCATGCGGTATAGAAGTATGAATCTCTTTTCTTGTAGAATGCTACAAAACTTGAAAGAGTCAGGATAGGTTATTAGAGACCATGAGCAAGAGAATGGAATAAAAAAGAGAACCATGTAGTAATTTGCATGAACCGGATCAGCAGAACCTTGTGGTAAGGAAAAAGTGAAGTGCCACACTTACCATGTGAAGTGAAGTAGGAACAAAGGCACTATCTTGTGTAGTTGTAGGCTGAGTATTGGAAGAAGGTGAGACATATTCAACAAGAACAGCTGCCTTTTCAGTACCTTCAGGACCAACAGTTTCATCCACTTTCATGAAGAGAGCATCAGTTAGCATTTATCGatgtgaaagaaataaaaaatacactTACAGTATATCTGTCAAACATTCAAAATCACTTCACAAGAGTACTAACCTCAATGCATTCCATGATATCATAGAAAAGGCTGTGTTGACTATCGAGTTCTTTCTTGGAAGTGCCCTTCCCACCAGCTTCAACAGATAAATCCTTCATTTGACTAATGACATCTTCATATGCATTTTCAGAAATAAAGTTTCTACCTGCAGAGGTTGACATAGATCCATCCGCATCCAAGTTCAAATTGTTTAAATGCTCAAATATAACAGCTATACATCAAAAGATTCCAATGCCATCATGCCAACTTGCATGATGaaaacaggcccttaagtgaAACCTAaaaatctcatgagaaattggtaaatttaagaaattttggagaatgagatttgtcagtaGCTAGTATGCTTACAACTACATACCTTTGTGGCAGGGGTTTGGGAAAGCATCCTATCAGCATTTCTCTTTGAGTCGGCTCTTTATGGCCTGGCATGGTGGCTTCCCCTCTTCATCTGACAAATGGAAATGGCTTATAGCATTGCCGGCAGCTTTGAGGGGCATATGGTGGGAAAGGAACGAAAGATGTTTCAGGGATAATAGTCATTGCTAGGTTTTTATAGTTAACAGATTGTTCTTCATGATTAGGGAGTGGGGTGACTAAGCTGGGGGTTGAGGTGAagtatttttagtttttcttttctgttGGCCTGTTTTGTTGTCTGTTTTCTCATTTCGCCCTTTGggctttttttaattattattatatataatcaaaTTCATCCTTCAAAAGAAAACATACACAAGCATTCCCTTCTCAACTAGCACTCTACGTAGTACAAGTTAGGAAATGCATTAATAATTTGAACTGTGGAAAGATTCCACAAGGAAATCCACTTGATCATGCATACACAAATTTTGGAAATAAGGATGAGTCCCTTTCGGATGTGCTATGTAGGAGGGAATAAAATGCaggcttcatttttttatatgtCTGTTCTCAATCTGTCAAAATTCCAGTTTAATCATGCTAATGATAATTTGAATTAGTCCCATTAGGTATATTGAGGCAACAAAAAAGGTTCTGCTCTCAACAAGCTGGGCTACATTGGTttctttcaaaatgttagcaagtgttataagcctaggaaacaAAGTGGGAGCACGACTCTGAAGCACATTCTCCAGTgaaactgagtcgactcactTCCGGTGGAGTTTAAACCTAGTTCCTAACATCGCAAAGGTCAAG
This window encodes:
- the LOC131243324 gene encoding uncharacterized protein LOC131243324 isoform X1: MSTSAGRNFISENAYEDVISQMKDLSVEAGGKGTSKKELDSQHSLFYDIMECIEWMKLLVLKVLKRQLFLLNMSHLLPILSLQLHKIVPLFLLHFTCFVAFYKKRDSYFYTAWAFLLHLYS
- the LOC131243324 gene encoding uncharacterized protein LOC131243324 isoform X2, which produces MSTSAGRNFISENAYEDVISQMKDLSVEAGGKGTSKKELDSQHSLFYDIMECIEWMKLLVLKVLKRQLFLLNMSHLLPILSLQLHKIVPLFLLHFTW